The Borreliella burgdorferi B31 DNA segment TAGGTTTCATCAACAAAAACATTATCATCAAACTTTTCAACAATTTTATTATAAATAACATTGTTTTCTTTTTGTTTGTAAAAAAAGAAACCTAAAAAAATACAAATTAATAGTAACCCAAAAAATAATATTTTACCCATTAATAATCTATCCTACTTATGAAAAATCATATCAAATGCACTATAAAAATGTGAGCTATTTTCCCTGCTTACCCTGAAAGAATATTTTTTTTTCTCATTATTTATCTCATCAAAACATTCAACATATACATCAATTCCATTTTCTTCTGCTAACTTTCTTATTTTATTCATTTTTTCACTGTAATCAAAGAAACTCATATCAAAATTAAAATAATTAACCCTGTCAATAAAGCGAGAGTGGACATTGATTGGATGATCTATTACAGAAACCCCATTAATATACACCTTTTTAAATACAATCTCTGTGTTATTTATAACTTGTATATTAAAACCTAAATCCATGTATCCGTCGTGATCATACCTCAAAGTAAAAGATCCAAATTTGGTTTTTAATTTAAGAATTAAACCGAAATCATATCTATTACTATCATTTAAAATAACAACTTCTTCAGATATTTCACTAGGAAAAATAAACCTGCTGGGAATTAATAAAAAAGAAATTAACAATATTATTACTTTCATACCTTTTATTATTATACTATTCTAAAGAAGAAATAAATAGAATAAAAAATTTTAATTTCTCTTTTTTAAAACTATTATTTCTAGGTCAAAGATTATAGAATAGAAATAGTTTATTGCTTTATCTAATGATAGCAGCTTATAGGATCTTTTTTAAGATCGGTCTATCATCAAGAATATAAATCACAAAAGCTTTTTAAAAGCTATCTAAATTCTTTATTCAAGGCAATAATTTATGTAAAAATAATTAAAAAAACCTCCATTTTTGAGCAAACATTTATACGAATTGATTTGGAAAGTCAAATGCACAATTCTAACACTGATTGATAAAAATACTTTTTAAGTTTTTTATATTCAAAATATAAAAAACTTATTTATAAAAGATTTTTCAATATCGATTTTTTTGTGATTTTATTATTATTGGTATAAAATCACATAGGGCCTAACCATAAATACTCTTAAAGCAAGAATACTTATCTTAAGCCCTATAAATAGACATCGACCAAAGTTAAGGATGCTTATAGTTAATAGCACCACTTACCAAGATTATACGCTATTATAGTGTTAAAATCAATACATTATTCTCAAATAATATACATATTTATTTATAAATTATCTTTTAAAAAATTTACTTCACTTTATTGATTATTTTTCTAACACTTTCTGATTAAAGTCAATATTTTACAAAGTATTTAAATTCGGGTATTTGATAAAAATAGTGAATTTAAATACTTTATTTTCCAAAAACTATAATTTTATATTCTGCACACAAAATTATCTATATTAAATTTTTAATTATATTTTTTACACTCCTTATATTCTTTCATAATTTCATTAAGCAATTCTTCTTTATCTTTAAGTAATTTTTCTAGCAAAAAACTAGTAAATCTTGCTTTTGATTTGTAATATATGTATGCATCTTCTGTTTTAAGCTGAAATCTTAATGGCCTGATAAAATTTCGATTGGATTTTTTAACTTTCCCCCCTTCTTTATCCTTTAAAAAAAATAAAGAATTCTGTATACCGTTTTCGATTATGTATTTTTCCTGAACTAACCCTTCTTCTATTGCATTTGCCATTCTTAAATATTCATAAGCCTGGCTTTTTGCTATTTTGTAATTCCTAGTAAACATTTCAAAGTTTTGATAGCCATCTAATTTATAATATTCTTTATCTTTAATCTCTTTTAAGATCTTCATTGTTTCTATTTTATTGTGAATTTCTTTTTGGAAGTTGATTATTAGCCTTTCTTTTAAAAATAGAAATCGTTCCATTTTATCTTCATCACAATTAATTTCAATTTGCTTTTGATTTTTGCCAGTATTAATACGATCTTTTATTTTTATATTCATATGTTTTAATTTTACACTCATTTCATTTCCCTATATATTATGAAATTAAAAATTTTTTTGACAACTGAAAAAATTTTTCAAGTGTAATTTCATATTCTTTTATATAATCTTTATTTAAATCGAAAGTATCGTTTTCTGCTATCCTTTTGTTCAAGTCTTCACGTTCATGAATAACGCCTAAAAAATTATCATCTCTGCTTATTAATTCCAATAAGTGCTTATAAGTGTTGTTTTTCTTAAAATTAGTTACCATTGGGAAAATCGGTATTTTCAATTTTAATCTTTTTAGAGCAAATTCTAATAATTGCATGCTTTCTACCGACCA contains these protein-coding regions:
- a CDS encoding chromosome replication/partitioning protein gives rise to the protein MSVKLKHMNIKIKDRINTGKNQKQIEINCDEDKMERFLFLKERLIINFQKEIHNKIETMKILKEIKDKEYYKLDGYQNFEMFTRNYKIAKSQAYEYLRMANAIEEGLVQEKYIIENGIQNSLFFLKDKEGGKVKKSNRNFIRPLRFQLKTEDAYIYYKSKARFTSFLLEKLLKDKEELLNEIMKEYKECKKYN